In a single window of the Arthrobacter zhangbolii genome:
- a CDS encoding glycosyltransferase family 4 protein — MRLAVDARFTRTDHHDGISRYGASLIRAVSEHADVLMLISDERQLALLPDLPWVKINSPISPAELFVALRVNRLGADAVFSPMQTMGSWGRRYPLILTLHDLIYYQNPTPPGFLPLPVRGLWRLYHLAYWPQRLLLNRADVVATISETTRGLMARHRLTRRPVRMVANAPQEGSTPRNPDAPVEKSLLYMGSFMPYKNVETVIRGMEHLPGFTLHLLSRISDERRAELEALVPAGARVRFHNGVSDEDYDRLLRRATALVTLSRAEGYGLPVIEAMAVGTPVVASDIPIFREVSGGAALLVDPDSPAGFADAVRALAEPDRWRKASDAGIRRANDYGWDVSARQLMAAAGEAVRLFPGRRRRS, encoded by the coding sequence ATGCGGCTGGCGGTGGACGCCCGGTTCACCCGCACCGACCACCATGACGGCATCAGCCGGTACGGCGCCAGCCTGATCCGGGCGGTCAGCGAGCATGCCGACGTGCTGATGCTGATTTCGGACGAGCGCCAGCTGGCGCTGCTGCCGGATCTGCCGTGGGTGAAGATCAACAGCCCGATCTCCCCTGCCGAGCTCTTCGTAGCGCTCCGCGTTAACCGGCTGGGGGCTGACGCCGTTTTCTCGCCGATGCAGACCATGGGCAGCTGGGGGCGCAGGTATCCGCTGATTCTCACCCTGCACGATCTGATCTATTACCAGAACCCCACGCCCCCGGGGTTCCTGCCGCTGCCCGTGCGCGGACTGTGGCGCCTGTACCACCTGGCGTACTGGCCGCAACGGCTGCTGCTGAACCGCGCCGATGTTGTGGCCACCATCAGCGAAACCACCCGCGGCCTGATGGCCCGGCACCGGCTCACGCGCCGTCCGGTCAGGATGGTGGCCAACGCGCCGCAGGAGGGTTCGACGCCGAGGAACCCGGATGCCCCGGTGGAGAAGTCCCTGCTGTATATGGGCTCGTTTATGCCGTACAAAAACGTGGAAACCGTCATCCGGGGCATGGAGCACCTGCCGGGCTTCACGCTGCATCTGCTGAGCCGGATCAGTGACGAACGGCGTGCCGAACTGGAGGCGCTGGTACCGGCCGGCGCCCGGGTCCGGTTCCACAACGGCGTCAGCGATGAGGACTATGACCGGCTGCTGCGCCGGGCAACGGCCCTGGTCACGCTGTCCAGGGCCGAGGGCTACGGTCTGCCGGTCATCGAGGCGATGGCGGTAGGCACTCCCGTGGTGGCGAGCGACATTCCGATTTTCCGGGAGGTTTCGGGCGGCGCGGCACTGCTGGTGGACCCGGACTCCCCTGCCGGATTCGCGGACGCGGTACGTGCCCTGGCCGAGCCGGACCGGTGGCGAAAGGCGTCCGACGCCGGTATCCGGCGGGCGAACGATTACGGCTGGGACGTCTCTGCCCGCCAGCTCATGGCAGCGGCCGGGGAGGCTGTCCGCCTGTTCCCCGGCCGCCGCCGTCGTTCGTAG